Genomic segment of Paenibacillus sp. FSL R5-0623:
ATGAATACTACCAAATCCCGGAATATACCGATGTGTATGTCGTTGGTGACTGTGCCAGTGTACCTTATGCACCTAGCGGTCAAGCTGCGGAAGTACAGGGTGAGCAGATCGCCCATATTCAGCATGCCCTCTGGAAAGGCGAAAAGCCCAATCCACATCCACTCAAGCTTCGTGGCACACTGGGTGCACTCGGCAAGAAGTCTGGGTTTGGGCTGATGGGCAAAACGTCCATGATGGGACGTGTACCTCGTATTTTGAAAAGTGGTGTGCTCTGGATGTCCAAGCGCCATCTCGGTTAGTCGAGATCGAGCTCGTCCCAGACATCGGCTTCGGCAATTTTGGCCAGAATGGCGTTATATAGATCTTCCACTTTGTCCGTGATGACAACTTCACCATTCACCAGTGCAAAAGGAGTCATGGAACATTGGCCGCAATTGGTGAGGCAGCCGTATTCAATCACATCATAGTCTGGATTTTCTTCCAGTTGATCCATGACTTCATCTGTGCCAAAATGCATATTATTGGCACAAAATTCAATAATCGGTCTCATTTAGGTTCACCTGCTTTGTTTGACCATTTTAATTTGTGGCCATTTGTAATATAATATAGGAAGGAAAGGAGTTGAACAATATGAGCGAAAACGCACAAAGCACCATGTATGATGAGGTATCTGATGTGCTTGATAAACTTCGTCCGTTCCTGCAGCGCGATGGCGGTGACGTGGAACTGGTCGACGTGGAGGACGGCATCATTAAGCTGAAACTGGTCGGTGCCTGCGGCAGTTGCCCAAGCTCCACCATTACCTTAAAGGCCGGGATTGAACGTGCCCTTCTCGAAGAAGTAGAGGGTGTACAAGAAGTCGTACAAGTATTCTAATCAATCCTTCACGAAATAAACCTCAAGAGCCTTTCGCTTCGCATGGAGCGAAGGGCTCTTTTTTTGTGTGCATATGCAGAGAGTCCATTTCATCTGTCCCTTTGACGGGTTTCCACGTACAATCCTTCAATTCACCTTTTAAGTATCCTCGCGCTGTATGGTTGGACGAATCGGATCAAGTCCTCCAGATACATCCATAATGTTGCCTGTTATAAAATCGGAATGATCAAGGCACAGATACGTAATCACTCGTGCAATATCTTCACCGCTGCCTGGACGCCCTCTTGGCGTTTCCTCGTCGGTGATGCCTGCCATTTCATCAATCGTTTTCTCTTTGTTCGCACCACGAATGTCACCTGGACATACCATGTTAACTGTAATTCCATACGGGGCTTCTTCAACCGCGAGTGTCTTTGTAAAAGATACCAGACCCACCTTGGCAGCCGCATATACGGCGCGATGAGGCCAGGATCTCGCTTCTCCAGCATGACTGAAGCCAAAATGGATAATGCGTCCCCATTGCTTGCGTCTCATCTCTGGCAATACACGCTGATCCAGTAACATCGGTCCCAACAGATTTCCCTGCACAAGCATCTGGACCTCAGCTTCAGAATAATCCGCAAATAATCGTCGTTCACGGACAAATGGACCCGCGTTATTCACCAAAATATCAATGCTGCCCAGGTTGCCTTCCACCTGCTCAACCAATGAAGAGATATCTTCCACCTTGGATATATCAGCCTGGATGGCAATGCACCGCACACCCTTGGCTATAATCTGAGCCTTTAAAGCCTCAGCTTCTGTTCTGCTGTGTACATAGTTAAGGGCAATATGACACCCTTGATCTGCCAGACTGAGGGCCGTCATTTTACCAAGACCTTTGGCACTTCCCGTTATGAGGGCAATCTTTCCCTTCACGTTCATCCCCCTCTTCAAAGAGCAGTCACTATCCAGTATAAAAGATTTATCGTCCTCCTACAACTCACTTATCCACAAGGGATTATCCACCTTTAATTCCAAATATATCTTGATCGAAATCAAACACCTATGGTACTGTCGAGGATATAACCCGAAAGGACCTCTACATGAATGAATAACAAAAGATGGATATCATTTCTTACACTTTTAATGTTGAGTTTGTTCACAGTCTCTAGTGCCTTACAGGTATCAGCCGCAAATGAGACTGAACAAACACCTGATGAGTATGATTGGATTACTGGACCAGCATCTGTCTCTCTGGACGGTAAGGCCACCCTGGAAGTCCCTGAGAGCCATTCCTATCTGGATAAGGCCAATACCCAACGCTCGATACTTAACAGTGATGGGAAGCCTAACGGGAATGAAATCGGAAGCCTAACCAGCAATAGTGAATTCGGCTCGTGGTATGTTGTGTTTGAGTACGTGAAAACAGGTCATATCCATGATGACGATCAAAATTTGAGTGCCGAAGAACTGTTAAGCAGTTATATCCGAGGCACAGAAGAAGATAACAGAGAACTTGATCCTGAATATAGAACGTACATAACGGGGTGGGAAATCGAACCGGCATATGACAGTACCAAACATCAGTTGGTTTACTCCCTTGGTTTTAAGAATGCTGATCAGCAATCCATGGTCAATTACAATGTAAAACTCCTGACACGCGAAGGGTACATCACAGCCATTCTGGTTACAGATACGGCCAACTTTCAACAGAGCCGCCAGGAATTCGAGGAAACTGTCCTTAATCAACTTAGCATCAATGCAGGATATACCTACGAGGAGTACAATGCTTCGACTGACAAAACATCCACCATAGGACTCAACAGTCTTCTGATGGGCGGGATCGGGTACACGGCTTCCCAGAAATTCAGTGCTCTTCTTTTGCTCAAAAAAGGATGGGCTTTGATCCTGGTTGTCCTTCTTGGACTAATCGGTTGGATCAGATACAAGCTCAAAAGCTCACACGCAGAAGAAGAAACACTCTCTCCCTCCGAGAGGACGTACCTGCAAGAAGCAGATGAGCAGCAGTATGCTGATCAGAATGAATTATCCTACTACCGCCAATCTGGGCATCCATCCAACGCGGAGAAACAAGATAAGCCCTAACCCTTCCCTTATTGATCCCCACATCAGCACAGACTTAGGAAACATAAAATAAGCCGTATATCTCTTCTGGAGAGACATACGGCTTATTCTTAATAGCTTCACATCATATCATACATATCGTGAATTATTCAGTTGCAGGTTCAACTGCACCTTTATAACGTTCTTTGATGAATGTTTTTACTTCTTCGGAGTGCAAAGCAGCAGCCAGTTTTTGAATTGCATCTGCATCCTTGTTATCCTCACGGGAAACGAGGATGTTTGCATATGGGTTACCTTGCAGATCTTCGATCAGCAAAGCATCATTCGCCGGATTCAGGTTCGCTTCGAGTGCATAGTTGGCGTTGATGAATACCAGATCCGCTTCATCCAATTGACGAGGCATCATGGCTGCATCCAGCTCAATGATATCCAGGTTCTTCGGATTGGCTGTGATATCTTGAATCGTAGATGCAATATTTGTGTTGTCTTTCAGCGTAATAATGCCTTCCTTCGCGAGCAACAATAGGGCACGTCCACCATTCGATGGGTCATTCGGAATCGCTACTTTTGCGCCGTCTGCCAATTCATCCAAAGACTTAATCTTCTTGGAGTAGCCGCCAAAAGGTTCAACATGAACAGGTGTTACAGCAACGAGGTTGAATCCACGTTCTTTATTTTCTGTATCCAGGTAAGGCTGATGCTGGAAGAAGTTTGCATCCAATTTTTTGTCAGCAAGCTGCTGGTTGGGTTGAACATAGTCATTAAATGTAACGACTTGCAAACGAATACCTTGTGCTTCCAGTTCAGGCTTGATGCTTTCCAGAATCTCTGCATGTGGTGTGGGTGAAGCTCCAACTTTCAATTCAACCGTGCGTGGTGCACCTGCTGAATTGTCTGCGCCGCTATCCGAGTCCTTGTTGTTTCCGCAAGCTGCGAGAACCGCAATCAACATAAGACTAAGTAAAGCAAAAGACCATTTTTTCATGTGTAAAACCCCTTCTCTAATCATTTTTGTCATGTGGCGTCCGCATTATTGCATATCCATCATGTTATCTATGTGTTATTTCCTGGTGAAAAATGTAACCAAGCGATCTCCAGCCATCTGGAGAATTTGCACAAGAATGATCATCGATACTACGGATATAATCATGATTTCATTTTGATAACGATAATACCCATAGTTGATTGCCAGCGTTCCCAGTCCTCCACCACCAACCATGCCCGCCATCGCTGTGTAAGAGACAAGCGTAACAATGGTAATGGTAATCCCAGCAACCAAACCAGGTAATGCTTCAGGCAGTAATACCCGTCTTACAATCTGTCCGGTCGATGCACCCATCGACTGTGCCGCTTCAATGACACCCCGATCAACTTCTCGTAACGTCGTCTCCACCAATCGAGCAAAGTAAGGAGCTGCTGAAATAACTAATGGCGGTATAACCCCTAACACACCTGTAGCAGTACCGACGAGTGAACGAGTGAATGGAATAAGAGCAACAATTAATATGATAAATGGGACTGAGCGCAAAATATTCACAATCAAGGACAATATAATGTACACCGTCCGTGACTTGATCGAAGCAGATCGGGCTGTCATGAACAGCAGTACTCCGAGCGGTAAACCAAAGATAACAGTAAACAAGCCTGATACACCCAAAATTTGCAGTGTCTCTATGGAAGCTTTACCAACCTCTTCCCAGCGAACGGTTGAAAAATCCATCTAACGAAGCACCTCCACATCAAGTCCCTCAGCGGTTAGTTCTGATATCGTCCGATCAATCGCATTTGAATCACCCTCGAACCGAACGGTCAGCTGTCCATAAGGTACCTGTTTAATCGTAGAGATTGTTCCTTGCAGGATGGCAAAATCCACGCCTGTCTTACGTACCGTTCTGGACAAAATCGCTTCATATGTTTTGTTACCCAGAAAAGATATCTTCACAAGTTTGGAAGCAGCACCTGCCTGCAATTCAACGCCTGCATTCGCCAGAGCGGTCTCTTCCAGAGCAAGTCCAGCTTCATGGTCACGCATCATGAAGTCCCGCGTAATCGCATGTTTCGGCTTCAGGAACACTTCTGTTACAGGTCCCTGTTCCACAATGCCACCTTGATGAATAACAGCCACCTTGTCACAGATGTTCTGAATGACATGCATCTCATGTGTAATCAGTACAATCGTGAGGTTATACTTTTCATTAATGTCGAGTAATAACTTCAGGATTGAATTTGTCGTCTGCGGATCAAGTGCCGAAGTAGCCTCATCACAGAGAAGTACATTCGGATCACTTGCAAGTGCTCTCGCAATCCCTACACGTTGTTTCTGGCCACCCGATAATTGAGCCGGATATTTGCTGCTATGGTGCTCCAGACCAACCAGTGCCAGCATTTCCTTCACTTTGCGATCAATGGCTTCCTTGGGTGTATTC
This window contains:
- a CDS encoding YuzB family protein, encoding MRPIIEFCANNMHFGTDEVMDQLEENPDYDVIEYGCLTNCGQCSMTPFALVNGEVVITDKVEDLYNAILAKIAEADVWDELDLD
- a CDS encoding NifU family protein translates to MSENAQSTMYDEVSDVLDKLRPFLQRDGGDVELVDVEDGIIKLKLVGACGSCPSSTITLKAGIERALLEEVEGVQEVVQVF
- a CDS encoding SDR family oxidoreductase, with translation MKGKIALITGSAKGLGKMTALSLADQGCHIALNYVHSRTEAEALKAQIIAKGVRCIAIQADISKVEDISSLVEQVEGNLGSIDILVNNAGPFVRERRLFADYSEAEVQMLVQGNLLGPMLLDQRVLPEMRRKQWGRIIHFGFSHAGEARSWPHRAVYAAAKVGLVSFTKTLAVEEAPYGITVNMVCPGDIRGANKEKTIDEMAGITDEETPRGRPGSGEDIARVITYLCLDHSDFITGNIMDVSGGLDPIRPTIQREDT
- a CDS encoding DUF2167 domain-containing protein — encoded protein: MNNKRWISFLTLLMLSLFTVSSALQVSAANETEQTPDEYDWITGPASVSLDGKATLEVPESHSYLDKANTQRSILNSDGKPNGNEIGSLTSNSEFGSWYVVFEYVKTGHIHDDDQNLSAEELLSSYIRGTEEDNRELDPEYRTYITGWEIEPAYDSTKHQLVYSLGFKNADQQSMVNYNVKLLTREGYITAILVTDTANFQQSRQEFEETVLNQLSINAGYTYEEYNASTDKTSTIGLNSLLMGGIGYTASQKFSALLLLKKGWALILVVLLGLIGWIRYKLKSSHAEEETLSPSERTYLQEADEQQYADQNELSYYRQSGHPSNAEKQDKP
- a CDS encoding MetQ/NlpA family ABC transporter substrate-binding protein; protein product: MKKWSFALLSLMLIAVLAACGNNKDSDSGADNSAGAPRTVELKVGASPTPHAEILESIKPELEAQGIRLQVVTFNDYVQPNQQLADKKLDANFFQHQPYLDTENKERGFNLVAVTPVHVEPFGGYSKKIKSLDELADGAKVAIPNDPSNGGRALLLLAKEGIITLKDNTNIASTIQDITANPKNLDIIELDAAMMPRQLDEADLVFINANYALEANLNPANDALLIEDLQGNPYANILVSREDNKDADAIQKLAAALHSEEVKTFIKERYKGAVEPATE
- a CDS encoding methionine ABC transporter permease, whose amino-acid sequence is MDFSTVRWEEVGKASIETLQILGVSGLFTVIFGLPLGVLLFMTARSASIKSRTVYIILSLIVNILRSVPFIILIVALIPFTRSLVGTATGVLGVIPPLVISAAPYFARLVETTLREVDRGVIEAAQSMGASTGQIVRRVLLPEALPGLVAGITITIVTLVSYTAMAGMVGGGGLGTLAINYGYYRYQNEIMIISVVSMIILVQILQMAGDRLVTFFTRK
- a CDS encoding methionine ABC transporter ATP-binding protein, whose translation is MIELKGLTKTYGKGAKSTTALSELNLSIQKGEIYGVIGHSGAGKSTLIRCINLLERPTEGEVWVDGINLTELSKTELQQQRRKIGMIFQHFNLLSSATVYDNVAFPLKLVNTPKEAIDRKVKEMLALVGLEHHSSKYPAQLSGGQKQRVGIARALASDPNVLLCDEATSALDPQTTNSILKLLLDINEKYNLTIVLITHEMHVIQNICDKVAVIHQGGIVEQGPVTEVFLKPKHAITRDFMMRDHEAGLALEETALANAGVELQAGAASKLVKISFLGNKTYEAILSRTVRKTGVDFAILQGTISTIKQVPYGQLTVRFEGDSNAIDRTISELTAEGLDVEVLR